A region of Epinephelus fuscoguttatus linkage group LG1, E.fuscoguttatus.final_Chr_v1 DNA encodes the following proteins:
- the zbtb40 gene encoding zinc finger and BTB domain-containing protein 40 isoform X1, with translation MMELPNYSSQLMQQLWALRKEGHFCDCTILVGDSPHRAHKLVLAASSMLFRSLLDGSDTISIDTTMVSSQEFGCLLDMVYTGKLPLGKHNVSRIVAAADSLQMFDVAVGFKNVLTSLVNQQPAVPVLSTQTPSLTAINKAQSTNPEGSVSPNRDDLTLDKTEIKPELKKEHSQNGCKDAEEPACKRTCVELSQSSEPEESQSSERVVEENNTTAAEVSNGPVSAAGLLEHSSELVELLTNMSSVLELLSQAAQKHLDEQERQIVCQCCEEADPSSALKNLMSRVKEGQLSEEALLSLLRTVQQKAPNSFPTPLLSLVEEVEKNTQEPERDQTEVDSEKQDSSGSEEKQEEEEEEETIKEETEEDDKVKTATTDSSSPSKPYSCRWCKRGFAYKCRMLAHIKRCPMSQECEQQCPECPEKLANQRALQRHRAEAHRNTTRVKKKVACDLCGRTFAHPSGMIYHKRTEHFEEKPFACEDCGAKFGANSSLKNHMRLHTGEKPYHCKHCDMSFSVAAALAYHTKKKHSEGKMYVCQYCKAVFAQSIELTRHVRTHTGDRPYVCRECGKGYSQASGLTVHLHTFHNLSEPHDCQKCCLSFASLEEHRQHIQEFHPKEFHKCPTCNKVFTSAALLEKHKGTHTGSKPFSCDLCNKSYQQLSGLWYHNRTNHPDVFANHTRQLKTLVQCDVCFKFFPSAATVAKHQAAEHQGSAASALHCQYCPAVLGGEEEMQEHVSSQHVSQSSEGFSCPLCSLVCSSQLELQEHLLACHVEAQEEQEVREEQASTSHTVIAADPTGSEEAESMISEEQAQLAAAQQVFVALSGGQEGASSAEVVEVNMYDLLNSSVAFICEDKPPGPDS, from the exons ATGATGGAGCTACCCAACTACAGCAGCCAGCTGATGCAGCAGCTGTGGGCGCTGAGGAAAGAAGGCCACTTCTGTGACTGCACCATCCTGGTGGGAGACAGCCCTCACCGCGCACATAAACTGGTACTGGCCGCCTCCAGCATGCTCTTCAG GTCTCTCCTGGATGGCTCCGACACCATCTCCATTGACACGACCATGGTTTCCTCGCAGGAGTTTGGCTGTCTGCTGGACATGGTCTACACTGGCAAGCTGCCTCTCGGCAAACACAATGTCAGCCGCATTGTCGCCGCTGCAGACAGCCTGCAGATGTTCGATGTGGCTGTCGGATTCAAAAACGTCCTCACCAGCCTTGTGAACCAGCAACCTGCAGTCCCAGTCCTTTCTACACAGACTCCGAGTCTCACAGCGATCAACAAAGCACAGAGTACAAACCCTGAAGGTTCAGTTTCACCAAACAGGGACGACTTGACTTTAGACAAAACGGAGATTAAGCCTGAGCTGAAGAAGGAACACAGTCAAAATGGGTGTAAAGATGCAGAGGAACCAGCATGTAAGAGAACCTGTGTGGAGCTCTCTCAGTCCTCAG AGCCTGAAGAATCCCAATCCTCAGAGAGGGTAGTGGAAGAGAACAATACAACAGCAGCCGAGGTATCGAATGGGCCTGTGTCAGCGGCTGGTCTTCTGGAACATTCCTCTGAGCTTGTGGAGCTCCTCACCAACATGTCATCTGTCCTGGAGCTGCTGAGCCAGGCAGCACAGAAACACCTGGATGAACAGGAGAGACAG ATTGTGTGTCAGTGCTGTGAGGAGGCAGATCCCAGCTCAGCGCTGAAGAACCTGATGAGCAGGGTGAAGGAGGGGCAGCTCAGCGAGGAAGCGCTTCTCAGTCTGCTCCGGACTGTTCAACAGAAAGCTCCTAACTCCTTCCCTACACCACTGCTCTCTTTGGTGGAAGAGGTGGAGAAGAACACACAGGAGCCAGAAAGAGACCAAACTGAAG TTGACTCAGAAAAGCAGGACAGTAGTGGAAGTGAAGaaaagcaggaggaagaggaagaggaagaaaccaTTAAGGAGGAGACTGAAGAGGACGACAAAGTCAAAACTGCTACGACAgactcttcctccccctccaaGCCTTACTCTTGTCGCTGGTGTAAGAGGGGTTTTGCCTACAAGTGTCGAATGCTGGCCCACATAAAGCGCTGCCCCATGTCCCAGGAGTGTGAGCAGCAGTgcccggagtgcccggagaagCTGGCCAACCAGCGAGCCCTGCAGCGGCATCGGGCCGAGGCTCACCGCAACACCACGCGAGTGAAGAAGAAGGTGGCCTGTGACCTCTGTGGGCGAACCTTTGCTCACCCATCAG GCATGATTTACCACAAGCGCACAGAGCACTTTGAAGAGAAACCGTTTGCTTGCGAGGACTGCGGCGCAAAGTTCGGTGCCAACTCGTCTCTGAAGAACCACATGAGGCTGCACACGGGAGAGAAGCCTTACCACTGCAAACACTGTGACATGAGCTTCAGCGTGGCCGCTGCGCTTGCATACCACACCAAGAAGAAACACTCTGAGG gAAAGATGTATGTGTGTCAGTATTGTAAGGCCGTCTTCGCCCAGTCCATTGAACTGACCCGTCACGTGCGAACACACACTGGTGATCGGCCTTATGTGTGCCGAGAATGTGGCAAAGGTTACAGCCAAGCCAGCGGACTCACCGTCCACCTGCACACCTTCCACA ATTTGTCGGAGCCTCATGACTGTCAGAAGTGTTGTCTCAGCTTCGCCTCATTGGAGGAGCATCGCCAGCACATCCAAGAGTTTCACCCAAAAGAGTTCCACAAATGTCCCACCTGTAATAAGGTGTTCACCAGCGCcgccctgctggaaaaacacaagGGCACACACACTGGAAGCAAGCCCTTCAGCTGCGACCTCTGCAACAAGTCTTACCAG CAACTGTCAGGCTTGTGGTACCACAACAGAACCAACCACCCTGATGTGTTTGCTAACCACACACGGCAGCTCAAGACCCTGGTTCAGTGTGACGTCTGCTTTAAGTTCTTTCCCAGTGCTGCCACTGTGGCCAAACACCAGGCTGCTGAGCACCAAG GCTCAGCAGCGTCCGCGTTGCATTGTCAGTACTGCCCGGCTGTGCTGGGCGGGGAGGAGGAGATGCAGGAGCACGTCAGCAGCCAGCATGTCAGCCAGAGCAGTGAGGGGTTCAGCTGCCCCCTCTGCTCCCTGGTCTGCTCCTCCCAGCTGGAGCTGCAGGAGCACCTGCTCGCCTGCCACGTGGAGgcccaggaggagcaggaggtcagagaggagCAGGCCTCCACCTCCCACACA
- the zbtb40 gene encoding zinc finger and BTB domain-containing protein 40 isoform X2, with protein MVSSQEFGCLLDMVYTGKLPLGKHNVSRIVAAADSLQMFDVAVGFKNVLTSLVNQQPAVPVLSTQTPSLTAINKAQSTNPEGSVSPNRDDLTLDKTEIKPELKKEHSQNGCKDAEEPACKRTCVELSQSSEPEESQSSERVVEENNTTAAEVSNGPVSAAGLLEHSSELVELLTNMSSVLELLSQAAQKHLDEQERQIVCQCCEEADPSSALKNLMSRVKEGQLSEEALLSLLRTVQQKAPNSFPTPLLSLVEEVEKNTQEPERDQTEVDSEKQDSSGSEEKQEEEEEEETIKEETEEDDKVKTATTDSSSPSKPYSCRWCKRGFAYKCRMLAHIKRCPMSQECEQQCPECPEKLANQRALQRHRAEAHRNTTRVKKKVACDLCGRTFAHPSGMIYHKRTEHFEEKPFACEDCGAKFGANSSLKNHMRLHTGEKPYHCKHCDMSFSVAAALAYHTKKKHSEGKMYVCQYCKAVFAQSIELTRHVRTHTGDRPYVCRECGKGYSQASGLTVHLHTFHNLSEPHDCQKCCLSFASLEEHRQHIQEFHPKEFHKCPTCNKVFTSAALLEKHKGTHTGSKPFSCDLCNKSYQQLSGLWYHNRTNHPDVFANHTRQLKTLVQCDVCFKFFPSAATVAKHQAAEHQGSAASALHCQYCPAVLGGEEEMQEHVSSQHVSQSSEGFSCPLCSLVCSSQLELQEHLLACHVEAQEEQEVREEQASTSHTVIAADPTGSEEAESMISEEQAQLAAAQQVFVALSGGQEGASSAEVVEVNMYDLLNSSVAFICEDKPPGPDS; from the exons ATGGTTTCCTCGCAGGAGTTTGGCTGTCTGCTGGACATGGTCTACACTGGCAAGCTGCCTCTCGGCAAACACAATGTCAGCCGCATTGTCGCCGCTGCAGACAGCCTGCAGATGTTCGATGTGGCTGTCGGATTCAAAAACGTCCTCACCAGCCTTGTGAACCAGCAACCTGCAGTCCCAGTCCTTTCTACACAGACTCCGAGTCTCACAGCGATCAACAAAGCACAGAGTACAAACCCTGAAGGTTCAGTTTCACCAAACAGGGACGACTTGACTTTAGACAAAACGGAGATTAAGCCTGAGCTGAAGAAGGAACACAGTCAAAATGGGTGTAAAGATGCAGAGGAACCAGCATGTAAGAGAACCTGTGTGGAGCTCTCTCAGTCCTCAG AGCCTGAAGAATCCCAATCCTCAGAGAGGGTAGTGGAAGAGAACAATACAACAGCAGCCGAGGTATCGAATGGGCCTGTGTCAGCGGCTGGTCTTCTGGAACATTCCTCTGAGCTTGTGGAGCTCCTCACCAACATGTCATCTGTCCTGGAGCTGCTGAGCCAGGCAGCACAGAAACACCTGGATGAACAGGAGAGACAG ATTGTGTGTCAGTGCTGTGAGGAGGCAGATCCCAGCTCAGCGCTGAAGAACCTGATGAGCAGGGTGAAGGAGGGGCAGCTCAGCGAGGAAGCGCTTCTCAGTCTGCTCCGGACTGTTCAACAGAAAGCTCCTAACTCCTTCCCTACACCACTGCTCTCTTTGGTGGAAGAGGTGGAGAAGAACACACAGGAGCCAGAAAGAGACCAAACTGAAG TTGACTCAGAAAAGCAGGACAGTAGTGGAAGTGAAGaaaagcaggaggaagaggaagaggaagaaaccaTTAAGGAGGAGACTGAAGAGGACGACAAAGTCAAAACTGCTACGACAgactcttcctccccctccaaGCCTTACTCTTGTCGCTGGTGTAAGAGGGGTTTTGCCTACAAGTGTCGAATGCTGGCCCACATAAAGCGCTGCCCCATGTCCCAGGAGTGTGAGCAGCAGTgcccggagtgcccggagaagCTGGCCAACCAGCGAGCCCTGCAGCGGCATCGGGCCGAGGCTCACCGCAACACCACGCGAGTGAAGAAGAAGGTGGCCTGTGACCTCTGTGGGCGAACCTTTGCTCACCCATCAG GCATGATTTACCACAAGCGCACAGAGCACTTTGAAGAGAAACCGTTTGCTTGCGAGGACTGCGGCGCAAAGTTCGGTGCCAACTCGTCTCTGAAGAACCACATGAGGCTGCACACGGGAGAGAAGCCTTACCACTGCAAACACTGTGACATGAGCTTCAGCGTGGCCGCTGCGCTTGCATACCACACCAAGAAGAAACACTCTGAGG gAAAGATGTATGTGTGTCAGTATTGTAAGGCCGTCTTCGCCCAGTCCATTGAACTGACCCGTCACGTGCGAACACACACTGGTGATCGGCCTTATGTGTGCCGAGAATGTGGCAAAGGTTACAGCCAAGCCAGCGGACTCACCGTCCACCTGCACACCTTCCACA ATTTGTCGGAGCCTCATGACTGTCAGAAGTGTTGTCTCAGCTTCGCCTCATTGGAGGAGCATCGCCAGCACATCCAAGAGTTTCACCCAAAAGAGTTCCACAAATGTCCCACCTGTAATAAGGTGTTCACCAGCGCcgccctgctggaaaaacacaagGGCACACACACTGGAAGCAAGCCCTTCAGCTGCGACCTCTGCAACAAGTCTTACCAG CAACTGTCAGGCTTGTGGTACCACAACAGAACCAACCACCCTGATGTGTTTGCTAACCACACACGGCAGCTCAAGACCCTGGTTCAGTGTGACGTCTGCTTTAAGTTCTTTCCCAGTGCTGCCACTGTGGCCAAACACCAGGCTGCTGAGCACCAAG GCTCAGCAGCGTCCGCGTTGCATTGTCAGTACTGCCCGGCTGTGCTGGGCGGGGAGGAGGAGATGCAGGAGCACGTCAGCAGCCAGCATGTCAGCCAGAGCAGTGAGGGGTTCAGCTGCCCCCTCTGCTCCCTGGTCTGCTCCTCCCAGCTGGAGCTGCAGGAGCACCTGCTCGCCTGCCACGTGGAGgcccaggaggagcaggaggtcagagaggagCAGGCCTCCACCTCCCACACA